From one Chloroflexota bacterium genomic stretch:
- a CDS encoding acyl-CoA dehydrogenase: MAFKPRSGRTAMDYSFTEQQQMLKKAARDFLTARCDKHFIDRITKTESGFDNGMWKEMADLGWQGLIIPEAHGGTGGDFLDLCALLEETGGALLPAPLFATVIGGALPLMLGGSKAQQERFLPRIAGGEAIFALALLEGDATYAQEAIKLEAKAAKDGYVLNGAKLFVPYAGSADYLTCAARTGTGVSLFIVDARAQGVSHTPLVTMGGEKKYEVTFTNVAVARDRLLGERDRGWPLIEKILERATAAKCAEMLGGMQHVLDFTIEYVKQRVQFGRPIGSFQAVQHHCANIVMGIELARGITWEAAWRISAGKPAAMEAAMAKQLANEAYLRTTVVAHQVHGGIGLIREHPLYLYYREARTAAYAYGDTAHSADRVAAAVAAGAPIW; this comes from the coding sequence TTGGCTTTTAAGCCTCGCAGCGGGCGCACAGCCATGGACTACAGCTTCACCGAACAACAGCAGATGCTCAAGAAGGCGGCGCGGGATTTCCTGACGGCGCGCTGCGACAAGCATTTTATAGACCGCATCACCAAGACAGAATCGGGCTTTGACAATGGGATGTGGAAGGAGATGGCCGACCTTGGGTGGCAGGGGCTCATCATCCCCGAGGCCCACGGCGGCACCGGCGGCGACTTCCTAGACCTCTGCGCCCTCCTGGAAGAAACGGGCGGCGCGCTCCTGCCCGCGCCGCTCTTCGCCACCGTCATCGGCGGCGCGCTCCCGCTCATGCTCGGCGGCAGCAAGGCCCAGCAGGAGCGCTTTCTCCCCCGCATCGCCGGCGGCGAGGCGATCTTCGCGCTCGCCCTGCTTGAAGGCGATGCGACCTATGCACAGGAGGCGATCAAGCTGGAGGCGAAGGCGGCGAAGGACGGCTATGTCCTCAACGGCGCAAAGCTCTTTGTCCCATACGCCGGCTCCGCCGACTATCTCACCTGCGCCGCCCGCACGGGGACGGGCGTCTCCCTCTTCATCGTGGATGCGCGCGCCCAGGGAGTCAGCCACACGCCGCTCGTCACGATGGGGGGCGAAAAGAAGTACGAAGTGACGTTCACGAACGTGGCCGTGGCGCGCGATAGGCTCCTGGGCGAACGCGATAGGGGCTGGCCTCTCATCGAAAAGATCCTGGAGCGGGCCACGGCAGCCAAATGCGCCGAGATGCTCGGCGGCATGCAGCACGTCCTGGATTTCACCATCGAATATGTGAAGCAGCGCGTGCAGTTCGGACGGCCCATCGGCAGCTTCCAAGCCGTCCAGCACCACTGCGCGAATATCGTCATGGGCATCGAGCTGGCCCGCGGCATCACCTGGGAGGCCGCCTGGCGCATCAGCGCGGGCAAGCCCGCCGCGATGGAGGCCGCCATGGCGAAGCAGCTGGCGAACGAGGCCTATCTCCGCACAACCGTTGTGGCCCACCAGGTCCACGGCGGCATCGGCCTTATCCGCGAGCATCCGCTTTACCTCTACTATCGCGAGGCGCGCACCGCGGCATACGCCTACGGCGATACGGCGCACAGCGCCGATCGCGTGGCGGCCGCCGTGGCCGCCGGCGCGCCCATCTGGTAG
- a CDS encoding enoyl-CoA hydratase/isomerase family protein: protein MSSEQPFVLYEKSGQILRLTLNRPEKLNAFTAKDIPAFAEAFEKAESDDDIKIIIIRGAGKAFSAGYDMQRLGNVYHDREKEGVEAFAPQWAGDKHPPQRVRFYHDHMAFRKNLAKFYTHKITIAQVHGHVVGGAIDWIMLCDFIIAAEGTKLYYTPARMHGPGATTAIMEILRMGPALAHEMLWLGRKIDVSEIGPRGINSIVPLEKLEAEVERWAQALALCHKDYVYMGKETMHRIYEILGVVEGFRLAAFEHPVSVQARLEPEEWNLFKERKEGGTKGATKSRDERYKELGF from the coding sequence ATGTCCAGCGAACAGCCTTTCGTCCTCTATGAAAAGAGCGGCCAGATCCTCCGCCTGACACTCAACCGTCCCGAGAAGCTCAACGCCTTCACGGCCAAGGATATCCCAGCCTTCGCGGAGGCCTTCGAAAAGGCGGAGAGCGACGACGATATCAAGATCATCATCATCCGCGGCGCGGGCAAGGCCTTCTCCGCAGGATACGATATGCAGCGCCTGGGCAACGTCTATCACGATAGAGAGAAGGAAGGCGTGGAGGCATTCGCGCCCCAGTGGGCAGGCGATAAGCACCCGCCCCAGCGCGTCCGCTTCTACCACGACCACATGGCCTTCCGGAAGAACCTGGCAAAGTTCTACACCCACAAGATCACCATCGCGCAGGTCCACGGCCATGTCGTCGGCGGCGCGATTGACTGGATCATGCTGTGCGATTTCATCATCGCGGCTGAGGGAACCAAGCTCTATTACACCCCGGCGCGCATGCACGGTCCAGGGGCCACCACGGCCATCATGGAGATCCTGCGGATGGGCCCCGCCTTGGCGCACGAGATGCTATGGCTGGGCCGGAAGATAGACGTCTCCGAGATCGGGCCGCGGGGCATCAACAGCATCGTGCCCCTGGAGAAGCTGGAGGCGGAAGTGGAACGCTGGGCCCAGGCCCTGGCCCTCTGCCACAAGGACTACGTCTACATGGGCAAGGAGACGATGCACCGCATCTACGAGATCCTGGGCGTTGTGGAGGGCTTCCGCCTGGCCGCCTTCGAGCATCCGGTGAGCGTGCAGGCGCGCCTGGAGCCGGAGGAGTGGAACCTGTTCAAGGAGCGGAAAGAGGGCGGGACGAAGGGCGCGACAAAGTCCCGCGACGAACGCTATAAGGAGCTTGGCTTTTAA
- a CDS encoding nitroreductase family deazaflavin-dependent oxidoreductase translates to MRALMNRAVNPFAKLLLRSPLHFLMSSRVLLITVTGRKSGRRYTTPVEYTRQGSLVTIVSRNDRSWWKNVSAKHQVRLQLRGRSVTGNAQLFSDDTAAIARCLQRQYKKLTAERAADMARTRVVIEITLDGA, encoded by the coding sequence ATGCGGGCACTCATGAACAGAGCGGTGAACCCGTTTGCGAAGTTGCTCCTAAGGTCCCCGCTGCATTTCCTGATGAGCAGCCGCGTTCTGCTCATCACCGTCACCGGGAGAAAGAGCGGCAGGCGCTACACGACTCCGGTGGAGTACACCCGGCAGGGCAGCCTCGTCACGATTGTGAGCCGGAATGACCGCTCATGGTGGAAGAACGTCAGCGCCAAGCACCAGGTGAGGTTGCAGTTGCGCGGGAGATCGGTAACTGGAAACGCGCAGCTTTTCAGCGACGATACGGCAGCGATCGCCCGCTGCTTGCAACGGCAGTATAAGAAACTCACCGCCGAGCGCGCCGCTGACATGGCCAGGACCCGTGTCGTCATCGAAATCACACTGGACGGGGCATGA
- a CDS encoding LysR family transcriptional regulator: MEIAQLEAFLEASKRGSFRRAAEGLYVTQPALGARIHALEQEMGGILFHRMGRGVRLTEMGKAFLPFAERALDQLKQGEEAVVAARQALGGVLTIASARTIGTYSLPTMLDRFRAKFPAIKLHIKVGRSSDVLNMVVDEEAHVGLARELHHPDILAMPIYEEEIVLVAHPKHPFAMKGKASIYEIAKEPLILYDPGSAYFVLIQEVCQEAGIVPRVEMNLDSIEATKRMVEIGFGVSFLPLGAIERDLRQKSLVHITLTGAHRVVLPTCVLIRRAQHYSPATMAFLRVLSEMYNTKLPLVKAEAAAAKEQESAPPEKKKPGK; encoded by the coding sequence ATGGAGATCGCGCAGCTTGAAGCCTTTTTGGAGGCATCCAAGCGCGGCAGTTTCCGCCGTGCGGCTGAGGGCCTGTATGTCACGCAGCCCGCCCTCGGCGCGCGCATCCACGCCCTGGAGCAGGAGATGGGAGGCATTCTTTTCCACCGGATGGGGCGCGGCGTGCGCCTGACCGAGATGGGCAAGGCCTTTCTGCCCTTCGCCGAGCGCGCGCTGGACCAGCTGAAGCAGGGCGAAGAGGCGGTGGTGGCGGCGCGGCAGGCCCTGGGCGGCGTGCTCACCATCGCATCGGCGCGCACCATCGGCACCTACAGCCTCCCGACGATGCTGGACCGCTTCCGCGCCAAGTTCCCGGCCATCAAGCTGCACATCAAGGTGGGGCGCTCATCGGACGTGCTCAACATGGTGGTGGACGAGGAGGCCCATGTCGGCCTGGCGCGAGAGCTGCACCACCCTGACATCCTGGCCATGCCGATCTACGAAGAGGAGATCGTGCTGGTGGCGCACCCCAAGCATCCCTTCGCGATGAAGGGAAAGGCCAGCATCTATGAGATCGCCAAGGAGCCGCTTATCCTCTACGATCCTGGCTCGGCCTACTTCGTCCTCATCCAGGAGGTCTGCCAGGAGGCGGGCATCGTGCCGCGGGTGGAGATGAATCTGGATAGCATCGAGGCGACGAAGCGCATGGTGGAGATCGGCTTCGGCGTCTCCTTCCTGCCCCTCGGAGCCATCGAGCGGGATCTGCGCCAAAAGAGCCTGGTCCACATCACGCTGACCGGCGCGCACCGGGTGGTCCTGCCAACGTGCGTCCTTATCCGCCGCGCCCAACACTACAGCCCGGCGACGATGGCCTTCCTGCGCGTCCTGAGCGAGATGTACAACACCAAGCTCCCGTTGGTGAAGGCTGAGGCGGCAGCGGCGAAAGAACAAGAGTCAGCTCCTCCTGAGAAAAAGAAGCCGGGGAAGTAG
- the aceB gene encoding malate synthase A, with protein MLGRPTDRYAGILSQEALEFVAALSLPFEPTRRALMRARRARQAEIDAGRLPSLPQEDAGIRAQAWRVPPAPADLQDRRVEITGPASDRKMVLNALNSGALGYMADFEDANSPGWAQCIEGQINLRDAVLRTLTVQRADGSEERLKEKTATLHVRPRGLHLMERHLLVDGQPVSAALFDFGLFFFHNARVQLERRTGPYFYLPKLQNCQEARLWSDLFDSAEDALGLPRGVTRATVLIEHILAAFEMDEILYELRGHITALNLGRWDYIYSYIKAFRDASWSLTPDRGQVTMATPFLRAPAEMLVAACHKRGAHALGGMSAFIPRKNDPEANAVAIAQVRADKEREASQGFDGAWVAHPALVESVAQIFDRAFSGPNQLGHIPETRAASSDLLEAPKGAITEAGVRGNISVALQYLEAWVQGSGAVAIANLMEDTATAEIARSQLWHWAKRQARLADGRPMTHDLYYRLRSEETAKLVGARADKGPGALDKAVDLLDELVTADHFVEFLTIPGYRYLQ; from the coding sequence ATGCTCGGACGGCCTACGGACCGCTACGCAGGAATTCTCTCCCAGGAAGCCCTCGAGTTCGTCGCCGCGCTCTCCCTTCCCTTTGAGCCGACCCGCCGCGCCCTGATGCGAGCCCGCCGCGCCCGGCAGGCGGAGATCGATGCCGGCCGCCTGCCGTCGCTCCCCCAGGAGGATGCGGGCATCCGCGCCCAGGCCTGGCGCGTGCCGCCTGCCCCAGCCGACCTCCAGGACCGCCGCGTGGAGATCACCGGCCCCGCCTCCGATCGCAAGATGGTGCTCAACGCACTCAATTCCGGTGCCCTGGGCTACATGGCCGATTTCGAAGATGCCAACTCCCCCGGCTGGGCACAGTGCATCGAAGGCCAGATCAACCTGCGCGATGCTGTCCTCCGCACCTTGACCGTCCAACGGGCGGATGGCAGCGAGGAGCGACTGAAGGAGAAGACGGCGACGCTCCATGTGCGTCCTCGGGGCCTCCACCTGATGGAGCGCCATCTCTTAGTGGATGGTCAGCCCGTCAGCGCCGCCCTCTTCGATTTCGGGCTCTTCTTCTTCCACAACGCCCGCGTCCAGCTCGAACGGCGCACCGGCCCCTATTTTTACCTCCCTAAATTGCAGAACTGCCAGGAGGCGCGGCTGTGGAGCGATCTCTTTGACTCCGCCGAAGACGCCCTCGGCCTTCCCAGGGGCGTGACCCGCGCTACCGTCCTCATCGAGCACATCCTTGCCGCCTTTGAGATGGATGAGATCCTGTACGAGCTTCGCGGCCATATCACTGCGCTGAACCTGGGGCGCTGGGACTACATCTATAGCTATATCAAGGCCTTTCGGGACGCCTCCTGGTCGCTCACGCCAGACCGTGGGCAAGTCACTATGGCCACTCCCTTCCTGCGCGCCCCGGCCGAGATGCTCGTCGCCGCTTGCCACAAGCGCGGGGCCCATGCCCTCGGCGGCATGTCCGCCTTCATCCCTCGGAAGAACGATCCGGAGGCGAACGCCGTCGCCATTGCCCAGGTGCGCGCTGATAAGGAGCGCGAGGCGAGCCAGGGTTTTGATGGCGCATGGGTCGCTCATCCCGCCCTCGTTGAGTCTGTTGCCCAGATCTTCGATCGGGCGTTCAGCGGCCCCAACCAGCTTGGCCATATCCCGGAGACACGCGCCGCCTCCAGCGATCTGCTGGAAGCGCCCAAAGGCGCGATCACGGAGGCGGGCGTTCGCGGCAATATCAGCGTCGCTCTGCAGTATCTGGAGGCCTGGGTGCAGGGCAGTGGCGCAGTCGCGATTGCGAATCTCATGGAGGACACGGCCACTGCCGAGATCGCCCGCTCTCAGCTCTGGCATTGGGCCAAGCGCCAGGCCCGCCTCGCCGATGGCCGCCCCATGACCCACGACCTCTATTACCGCCTCCGCAGTGAGGAGACGGCGAAGCTCGTCGGCGCGCGGGCGGATAAGGGCCCGGGCGCGCTGGACAAGGCCGTGGACCTGCTCGATGAGCTCGTGACCGCCGACCACTTTGTGGAATTCCTCACCATCCCAGGCTATCGCTACCTTCAGTAA
- the aceA gene encoding isocitrate lyase: MQNRAARIQEQIAELERSWTADVRWKGIKRAYSAGEVVSLRSSLRVEQTIAKAGSRRLWDLLHTEPYIATFGALTGGQAVQMVKGGLKAIYLSGWQVAADANQGGNTYPDQSLYPVNSVPALVKRINNAFMRADQIEGDGDIHWYAPIVADAEAGFGGPIHAFELMRNMIEAGAAGVHFEDQLAAEKKCGHMGGKVLVPTSQFIRTLTAARLAADVLDVPTLLVARTDARDATLLTSDVDPYDRPFVTGERTVEGYHMVKKGMASPTARALAYAPYADLIWFETSVPELAEAKKFAETIHAKFPGKLLAYNLSPSFNWRRHLDAPTIAKFQSELGAMGFKFQFITLAGWHLLNYHTFDMACGFATEGMPAYVRLQQAEFARESDGYTAVRHQRESGAEYFDKVAMAASGGQSSTTALHGSTEEEQFETAKAR; the protein is encoded by the coding sequence GTGCAGAACCGTGCCGCAAGGATCCAGGAGCAGATCGCCGAGCTTGAGCGCAGTTGGACCGCCGACGTTCGGTGGAAAGGCATCAAGCGCGCCTATTCCGCTGGCGAGGTCGTCTCCCTGCGGAGCAGCTTAAGGGTGGAGCAAACCATCGCGAAGGCGGGCAGCCGGCGATTGTGGGACCTCCTCCACACGGAGCCCTATATCGCCACCTTCGGCGCTCTCACCGGCGGCCAGGCCGTGCAGATGGTGAAGGGCGGCCTCAAGGCGATCTATCTCAGCGGCTGGCAGGTCGCCGCCGATGCGAACCAGGGCGGCAACACCTACCCTGACCAGAGCCTCTACCCTGTGAACAGCGTCCCCGCCCTGGTCAAGCGCATCAACAACGCCTTCATGCGCGCCGACCAGATCGAAGGCGATGGCGATATCCACTGGTACGCCCCCATCGTCGCCGATGCGGAGGCCGGTTTCGGCGGGCCTATCCACGCCTTCGAGCTGATGCGCAACATGATCGAAGCCGGCGCCGCGGGCGTCCACTTTGAGGACCAGCTGGCCGCTGAAAAGAAGTGCGGCCACATGGGCGGCAAGGTCCTTGTCCCCACCTCCCAGTTCATCCGAACGCTGACCGCCGCGCGCCTGGCCGCCGATGTCTTGGATGTGCCCACGCTCCTTGTCGCCCGCACAGACGCCCGCGATGCCACCCTGCTCACCTCCGATGTTGACCCCTATGACCGTCCCTTTGTCACCGGAGAGCGCACGGTGGAGGGCTACCACATGGTCAAGAAGGGCATGGCCTCGCCCACGGCCCGCGCACTTGCCTACGCCCCCTACGCCGACCTCATCTGGTTCGAAACCTCCGTTCCCGAGCTGGCAGAGGCCAAGAAGTTTGCCGAGACCATTCACGCGAAGTTCCCCGGCAAGCTCCTGGCATACAACCTCTCGCCGTCCTTCAACTGGCGCCGCCACCTTGACGCGCCCACCATCGCCAAGTTTCAGAGTGAGCTCGGCGCCATGGGCTTCAAGTTCCAGTTCATCACCCTCGCCGGCTGGCACCTCCTCAACTACCACACCTTCGATATGGCCTGCGGCTTTGCCACGGAGGGCATGCCCGCCTACGTTCGCCTTCAGCAGGCCGAGTTCGCGCGGGAGTCCGATGGCTACACCGCCGTCCGCCACCAGCGCGAATCCGGCGCCGAATACTTTGACAAGGTCGCCATGGCGGCATCGGGCGGCCAAAGCTCCACTACGGCCCTTCACGGCTCAACGGAGGAGGAGCAGTTCGAGACGGCGAAGGCCCGCTAA
- a CDS encoding HD domain-containing protein, whose product MTTLVRPTENLSYIREESPSHSGSLRARLHEVMPLLESMSGLADPLLWAHSLRVGKMARETGEVIGMRGGDLDQLEVAGYLHDIGRIIGGEAAPARPAGHPPRPTDNGAHCLRAAKIVSSLPWLTPIMPMVLFHHEYWDGSGVPAGLRGESIPLAARIIAVVDAFDRMIGSSAPGAEQPINKALETLRTERGRLYDPEVVNAFIDACSLSLTRKHLWGRPHLDLQY is encoded by the coding sequence ATGACCACACTCGTCCGTCCGACCGAAAATCTTTCGTACATCCGTGAGGAGTCCCCGTCGCATTCGGGGAGCTTGCGGGCTCGCCTGCATGAGGTCATGCCGCTGTTGGAGAGCATGTCCGGCCTTGCGGACCCGCTCCTGTGGGCGCATTCGCTGCGCGTGGGCAAGATGGCGCGGGAGACGGGAGAGGTGATAGGCATGCGCGGCGGCGACCTTGACCAGCTTGAGGTCGCAGGCTATCTGCATGACATCGGCCGCATCATCGGCGGCGAAGCCGCTCCCGCCCGCCCGGCGGGGCATCCCCCGCGCCCCACGGACAACGGAGCACACTGCCTGCGGGCCGCCAAAATCGTCTCCAGCCTCCCGTGGCTGACGCCCATCATGCCGATGGTGCTCTTTCACCACGAATACTGGGACGGCAGCGGCGTCCCCGCCGGGCTGCGGGGAGAGTCCATCCCCCTGGCGGCGCGCATCATCGCCGTGGTGGATGCCTTCGACCGCATGATCGGCAGTTCGGCGCCTGGGGCGGAGCAACCGATCAATAAGGCGCTGGAGACCCTGCGCACCGAGCGCGGACGCCTCTACGACCCGGAAGTGGTCAACGCCTTCATAGATGCCTGCAGCCTCTCGCTCACTCGGAAGCACTTGTGGGGCAGGCCGCACTTAGACCTGCAATACTAG
- a CDS encoding response regulator transcription factor, producing MLQGGGFNVATLSISDVREHAPGGTVRVVLVDDHQMFREGTKYLLTQDPSIQVIGEAETVQEAIAVIAETRPDVAVVDIRLKGGSGIDLVKALRKEHPEVKCLALTAFDYDQYVKAMVKAGARGYLLKDAPGEELLKAIHTVHEGKAALPDLMSARVIDFLADQPKEETSTPPLRDLTARELEILEMIQQGATDRAIAEHFDLSVKTVNTHVGHILLKLGEPSRAQAVAKAIELGLLKDVH from the coding sequence ATGCTGCAAGGAGGGGGATTCAACGTGGCGACGCTGTCTATATCCGATGTGCGAGAGCACGCACCCGGCGGAACGGTTAGGGTTGTCCTTGTGGACGATCACCAGATGTTCCGGGAGGGCACCAAGTACCTCTTGACCCAGGACCCGTCCATCCAGGTCATCGGCGAGGCGGAGACGGTGCAGGAGGCGATTGCCGTCATCGCGGAGACCCGCCCGGACGTCGCCGTGGTTGATATCCGCCTTAAAGGCGGGAGCGGCATAGACCTGGTGAAGGCACTGCGCAAGGAGCACCCGGAAGTCAAGTGCCTGGCGCTCACCGCATTCGACTATGACCAGTACGTCAAGGCGATGGTGAAGGCGGGCGCGCGAGGCTATCTCCTGAAGGATGCGCCGGGCGAGGAGCTCTTAAAAGCCATCCATACGGTCCACGAAGGCAAGGCGGCGCTGCCGGATCTTATGAGTGCGCGGGTCATAGACTTCCTGGCCGATCAGCCGAAGGAAGAGACCTCCACCCCGCCGCTGCGAGACCTCACCGCCAGAGAACTTGAGATCCTGGAGATGATCCAGCAGGGCGCCACGGACCGCGCCATAGCGGAGCACTTCGACCTTTCCGTGAAGACCGTGAACACCCATGTAGGACATATCTTGTTGAAGCTCGGGGAGCCGAGCCGGGCACAGGCCGTCGCCAAGGCCATAGAGCTCGGATTGCTGAAGGACGTTCATTAA
- a CDS encoding response regulator transcription factor codes for MVGEAETAEEALRLTDELAPDVVILDIRLKNGSGIDVARALMRKGSTARVLVLTAHDFEQYVDALARAGVRGYLLKDTPPEQLIKAVHDVYEGHGVLPGRIAASVLDSLSRERRDSPRTPDDLTIREIEVLELLYQGRRNQEIAERLGISQRTAESHVANIFSKLGATTRAEAVRIAIEHGYIKKQ; via the coding sequence GTGGTGGGCGAGGCCGAGACGGCGGAAGAGGCCTTGCGCCTGACCGATGAGCTGGCCCCCGACGTGGTGATTCTGGATATCCGGCTCAAGAACGGCAGCGGGATAGATGTGGCCAGGGCGCTGATGCGCAAGGGATCCACGGCGCGGGTGCTGGTGCTGACGGCCCACGACTTCGAGCAGTACGTGGACGCCCTGGCGAGAGCGGGCGTGCGCGGCTACCTCCTGAAAGATACGCCGCCTGAGCAACTCATCAAGGCGGTCCATGATGTCTACGAAGGGCACGGGGTTCTTCCGGGGCGGATCGCGGCCTCCGTCTTGGACAGCCTCAGCCGGGAGCGACGAGACTCCCCGCGTACCCCGGACGACCTGACGATTCGGGAGATCGAAGTGCTGGAGCTGCTCTACCAGGGGCGGCGCAATCAGGAGATCGCGGAGCGCCTGGGAATCTCCCAGCGCACCGCCGAGTCCCACGTGGCGAACATCTTTTCAAAGCTGGGAGCCACCACGCGGGCGGAGGCCGTGCGCATCGCCATCGAGCACGGCTATATCAAAAAGCAGTAA
- a CDS encoding response regulator transcription factor, whose amino-acid sequence MTTGHTIRVLLVEDHALVRVGTKALLEADPGI is encoded by the coding sequence ATGACGACAGGGCACACTATCCGCGTCCTCCTGGTGGAAGACCACGCCCTCGTGCGCGTTGGGACCAAGGCGCTGCTTGAGGCAGACCCAGGGATCTAG